A stretch of DNA from Oreochromis aureus strain Israel breed Guangdong linkage group 10, ZZ_aureus, whole genome shotgun sequence:
GTCTCCAAGATAATGAGATCCTGCCTCCTCTGAAGGGCTACAAAGCGTACAACACTCAGTTAGCACGtgcaggaaagaagcagcacTGGCAGGAGAACCCGTCCCGCAACAGACCTGTGAAGGGGGGCAACTTCATGGATGACTTTGAGGATGAAggagaggagctggaggaggaggttgaggaagaagaggagagccTCTCCCACATGGAGGAAGAGGCGAGAGCACGGGCGGAGAAACAGGAGGTGCTCCGGCAGCAGGAGGAGGCCGAGCGAGCCAGAGAGGAAGAGCAGAGGCTGGCAGACATCGCCTCTGACATGTTGCTGCAGTACATGGGGAGGAAGCAGCAGTCCTACATGAAGCCCCGGCAGAAAAGCAGCATGGGGGCCGCCGGCAACACAGCTGAGGACAAACGCTCAGAGGAGGTCCTTCCTGATGAAGATGACCTGGACCAGCAAATGATTGACAGGCTTATTGAGATCAGCAGCAAGCTGCACCTGCCTGCCGATGATGTGATTGAGATTATTAGTGAtgtggaggagaagaagaaaaaaaggaaagagctACAACAACAGCCAACCAACAGCAACCCTGTTGCCCCACGCTTTAGGCCTCTGGTACCTCCTCCTCTGGCTGCTCCGCCTGTTTATCACTACACAGCCTCAAAAAACCCCAAGAAAGCCCCTTATAGGTACAACAAGTCCAACAAGAAATGGCACAAGGATAAAGTAAAGTCATACAAGCAGGACTATTGGTATAAGCCTCAGAAGCAGCTTGACTACTGGTATAAGCCCCAGAAACAGTTTTTAGCCTTCCCCTCTTATCCATATTACCAAAAGCCATATCGAGCATACTACCCAGTTTATTTCCCATATCCCAAACCACAATATTATGGGAAGCCCGCCCCCTCCAGAGACCAGACCTTCGGCCCCCAGGAACTTGACCTCCAGGCCCCGAGACGCAGACACAGGGGCGGGGGTAAGAACCGCGGACAGGGCTGGAAGCAGCAGCCACCACCACGCCTGCCTCTTACCCCTTATATCTCTAACTATATCCTTCCTCACCCACGGACCTACCAACCCCTACCCCCTCCCAAACCAATAACCACACCCAGGAGAGGCAGGCGACCCCCCTACTACTATCCACAAGTCACACCGGGAGATGACTATGAGGAAGATGGGCTGGTGCCTCAGCTGGACAGTGAGGAGGAACTGGAAAACTTTATTGAGAGGATCTACATGAAGCGCAGAATGTATTGAGAGACTTTTTTGGACACTGTCCGCTCAGAGGGACTCACAGATGTGGGATAGTTATACAGTAGCGGGAGGAAAGCTAAAGCagaggtgggaaaaaaaaagattcagagaAGGTGTGTTTTGAGCCTGATGAGAAATTTCAGAAGTAAAAAGTTAGATTTATGTTGGTTTAATCACTGTATTTTTGTTGATTTTCTCAGTCAGGGAGAGGATGAAGGTGTCCTAGTTTAAGCTCCCTGTAACCATGTTCAGCCTCTTGCTCAGTTTACATTTTGAAACAGAACATACCATGGTGTATGTCTGCCTCCATTCAGGTCAATCTCTGATGTTCTTGCATATTTCAGAGATCTATAGAggacacacgcaaacacacacacactacacacacacacacacacttacatagAATCACATTGTGACACATTCACAAGCAGATGTGGCCATTGTAAGAGAACCATGTTTACAACATCACTTTGTATCTTTTGTTTTATATTCTGTACGTCACATTACAAAACTAAAGTAGTTCAATTACGTCTtatctacacacacacgcgcacacagagaaaaagagaaagaacacGGATATTGTCAAATGTTGACAGTATACTTTTTGTTGTATTTGATGTGTGTAGTTGCCTTTCTCATTTCTGATTGGATCAACCTTAAACAGCTGCAATTTGCAAAGGTGCCAAATACACACATTTCAGttcgtttgttttttgttttttcaaactcAAGATTCAGATTTTTGCCTTACAAAGCACCATGGTTCTATAAGGGAAATATCATATTGCATAATTCTCTCATCATCCCAATGTAGAAACCCTGTGGACTCCAAAAGCACAAAGTTAAACACTAAACACTTCCAACCTGGTGGACTAAGGGGTTTCAAGCATTCTGGGATCCAGAAGTTATTGTGTCAACATATTTACGGCAGATCCACCGTCGCCACATCCATGCAGTGCTCCGTGACTCTGCAGGAGTGCTTCATGTTTTGGATCATTTTCTCATTGTCCATCTCCAGTTcacatttactttgttttacGCACACGCATCATATCTATTGtgtctattttt
This window harbors:
- the si:dkey-175g6.2 gene encoding uncharacterized protein si:dkey-175g6.2 — translated: MVMTCHHAPSTAHLILLVLLIVIPQLAGTAPVWGEAGEGGVEGRTRTDRKEDNLAPFHSPQPQSLSSPDNVSLDWGRGPGQDSQLDKVTDPAQVLAVLLEALDHLGDSENQASKNRDWEGDRSPELPSAEGSEGGEIRRTEQPQGERGVEEEKEGRGADKAIEQLNVGHLAAAQGDDLKEREGEVDGNTRSEDQGWSVKNVGTDSVREEERKDEGEGREEGNYLESFLDEATPGSTSEGDDPSLQRKIRGYFQNIDLGLQDNEILPPLKGYKAYNTQLARAGKKQHWQENPSRNRPVKGGNFMDDFEDEGEELEEEVEEEEESLSHMEEEARARAEKQEVLRQQEEAERAREEEQRLADIASDMLLQYMGRKQQSYMKPRQKSSMGAAGNTAEDKRSEEVLPDEDDLDQQMIDRLIEISSKLHLPADDVIEIISDVEEKKKKRKELQQQPTNSNPVAPRFRPLVPPPLAAPPVYHYTASKNPKKAPYRYNKSNKKWHKDKVKSYKQDYWYKPQKQLDYWYKPQKQFLAFPSYPYYQKPYRAYYPVYFPYPKPQYYGKPAPSRDQTFGPQELDLQAPRRRHRGGGKNRGQGWKQQPPPRLPLTPYISNYILPHPRTYQPLPPPKPITTPRRGRRPPYYYPQVTPGDDYEEDGLVPQLDSEEELENFIERIYMKRRMY